A single region of the Populus nigra chromosome 2, ddPopNigr1.1, whole genome shotgun sequence genome encodes:
- the LOC133681469 gene encoding F-box protein PP2-A13-like, protein MGANLSCATLCDTNGEGPSSKPRLGDIPESCLALVLMHLDPPDICKLARLNRAFHGASSADFIWESKLPSNYKFICEKVLDEKTVVGLEKKDVYARMCRPHPFDGGTKEVWLDKNTGGACFSISSKGLSITGIDDRRYWNHISTEESRFHTVAYLQQIWWFEIDGEFEFEFPKGMYSLFFRLQLGRSSKRMGRRVCNSEHIHGWDIKPVRFQLTTSDGQRAASKCFLDNPGNWVYYRVGDFVVDRPSELMKIKFSMTQIDCTHTKGGLCVDAAFVYPSSIGSEICKMNKLAGQH, encoded by the exons atggGTGCTAATTTATCTTGCGCTACTTTGTGTGATACAAATGGAGAGGGTCCTTCTTCGAAGCCAAGGCTTGGTGACATACCAGAGAGTTGCTTAGCATTAGTTCTAATGCACTTGGACCCACCTGATATCTGCAAATTGGCTCGCCTGAATCGGGCTTTTCATGGTGCTTCTTCAGCTGATTTTATATGGGAATCAAAGTTGCCTTCAAATTATAAGTTTATATGTGAGAAAGTGTTAGATGAGAAGACTGTAGTGGGTTTGGAAAAGAAAGATGTCTATGCCAGGATGTGCAGGCCTCATCCTTTTGATGGTGGCACAAAG GAGGTATGGCTGGATAAGAATACTGGTGGGGcttgcttttcaatttcttcaaaggGGTTGTCTATTACTGGGATTGATGACAGGAGATACTGGAATCACATTTCTACTGAAGAATCaag ATTCCACACAGTTGCATATCTTCAACAGATTTGGTGGTTTGAAATAGATGGAGAGTTCGAGTTTGAATTTCCGAAAGGGATGTATAGCCTATTCTTCAGACTCCAGCTTGGCAGGTCCTCAAAGAGAATGGGTCGTAGAGTTTGTAACTCTGAGCACATCCACGGCTGGGATATAAAACCTGTAAGATTCCAGCTAACAACTTCTGATGGTCAACGTGCAGCATCCAAATGCTTTTTGGACAACCCCGGGAATTGGGTTTATTACCGTGTCGGGGATTTTGTTGTCGATCGTCCAAGCGAattaatgaagatcaaattttcaATGACTCAGATTGATTGCACTCACACCAAAGGAGGTCTGTGTGTTGACGCCGCCTTTGTATACCCCAGTAGCATAGGCAGTGAGATTTGTAAAATGAACAAGCTTGCTGGTCagcattga